The proteins below come from a single Borrelia puertoricensis genomic window:
- a CDS encoding DUF787 family protein gives MPQDTISVNLVHSKLDINYVNYYTPLLVYKCSKIKVNTTTPKIKILNLNINSFERQIDVLEKEGSNSDDEFGKEKEYLKGAIQAFFSAGDSGLKSAKLLIYKEGTEAKAIKSELKDNRYTFIVLINTYVNNSGGDDGLTLYKDDYTHFKDDKHFFVFATKESEVKELFKDGANSKSKIIVIHSQGNAHLHLRFISKYLHEASIFQAANPYGLKFSSLEPITDNDTISKLRNANINFYALLNETGLDGVKAFKEGVTLEGAPIDEIFTYHYIKYELTSQLIRVWNFNNRQNSKLSELQLSGKRDNAYSAAVECMLKRFIDRGVIVAYSNLKIQISPTQALKLFLSLEITYNYSMNAVLLNITAQDIQNYLNSLKET, from the coding sequence ATGCCACAAGATACAATTAGTGTGAATTTGGTACATTCTAAATTAGATATAAATTATGTAAATTACTACACGCCTTTACTTGTGTACAAATGTTCCAAAATTAAAGTTAACACCACAACGCCTAAGATTAAGATATTAAACTTAAATATAAATAGCTTTGAGAGACAGATTGACGTACTTGAGAAGGAAGGAAGTAATAGTGATGATGAATTTGGTAAAGAGAAGGAATACTTAAAAGGAGCAATCCAAGCATTCTTCTCAGCAGGTGATTCTGGACTTAAATCAGCTAAACTACTCATATATAAAGAAGGCACTGAAGCAAAAGCAATAAAATCAGAGCTTAAAGACAATAGATATACATTTATTGTACTTATAAACACTTACGTAAATAACAGTGGTGGTGATGATGGGCTTACCCTTTACAAAGATGATTATACACATTTTAAAGACGATAAGCACTTTTTTGTATTTGCAACAAAAGAATCTGAAGTAAAAGAGTTGTTTAAAGATGGTGCGAATTCTAAATCTAAAATTATTGTTATCCACTCACAAGGTAATGCACATCTTCACTTAAGATTTATATCTAAATACTTACATGAAGCTAGCATATTTCAAGCTGCTAATCCTTATGGACTCAAATTTAGCAGCTTGGAGCCTATTACTGATAATGATACAATTTCTAAACTTAGGAACGCGAATATTAATTTTTATGCACTGCTTAATGAAACTGGTCTTGATGGTGTTAAAGCTTTTAAAGAAGGAGTCACACTTGAAGGTGCTCCAATTGATGAAATTTTCACTTATCATTATATCAAATATGAACTTACATCACAGCTTATTAGAGTATGGAATTTTAATAACAGACAAAATAGTAAATTATCAGAATTGCAACTCTCAGGTAAGCGAGACAATGCTTACAGTGCGGCTGTTGAGTGTATGCTTAAACGTTTCATTGATAGGGGTGTAATTGTTGCGTACTCTAATCTTAAAATCCAAATATCACCAACACAAGCTCTAAAGCTTTTCTTATCACTAGAGATTACTTATAACTACTCTATGAACGCCGTTCTTCTAAACATTACAGCACAAGATATACAAAATTACTTAAATAGCTTAAAGGAGACTTAA
- a CDS encoding DUF792 family protein, translated as MISQFTTDFTYKYKDTAPLKATLDPLNLTPSQITNILKETFNEISTVFMAYNFLSLCPRMDFKGLGYVPQGFFILPKSELISTTYTTTCSKRPVIDYYTRKAEYVSYNPTFTGEVITLNNAVLTSAYKELLNFSTSTAFGKLIFPHTSNLAKQQLVNRVQESVPFSLYSPTLGFRSIVAITSLTLKDTVYLDEVEISLTLEVLKTFNVYKG; from the coding sequence ATGATATCACAATTTACAACTGATTTTACTTATAAATACAAAGACACAGCACCCCTAAAGGCAACCCTAGACCCTTTAAATCTTACACCATCACAAATAACAAATATTCTTAAAGAAACATTTAATGAAATCTCTACTGTGTTTATGGCATATAATTTCTTAAGTTTATGTCCAAGGATGGACTTTAAAGGACTTGGATATGTCCCTCAAGGGTTCTTCATTCTACCTAAAAGTGAACTAATTAGCACAACTTACACCACAACATGTTCAAAACGTCCTGTAATTGACTATTATACACGTAAAGCTGAATATGTAAGCTACAATCCAACTTTTACTGGCGAAGTTATCACACTAAATAATGCTGTATTAACTAGTGCTTATAAGGAACTGCTTAATTTTTCAACCAGTACGGCTTTTGGAAAGTTAATTTTTCCTCATACTAGTAATTTAGCAAAACAACAACTGGTTAACAGAGTTCAAGAGAGTGTTCCATTTAGCCTCTACAGCCCAACTCTAGGGTTTAGAAGCATAGTTGCAATTACATCTCTTACCCTTAAAGACACAGTATACCTTGATGAGGTTGAAATTAGTCTCACATTAGAAGTTCTTAAAACATTTAATGTATATAAAGGATAA
- a CDS encoding DUF764 family protein: MILSTKDIHKSLISYFKNFKERTSKLALNLDLINTYNHPYMSKYTLECANIIAIKFENMDDLTLGSRAGAFYKNVNEFVLNFQIFILSQVISSKDKDAYYTMFQIYSLLSDFLYENTHKVTLQSEDERYLTELNFYIYPTTNMQNSGLVKIDSNYSNAAYCCNQAFKASVQVIEQLIKEEK, from the coding sequence GTGATATTAAGTACAAAAGACATACATAAAAGCTTAATCTCATATTTTAAAAATTTTAAAGAACGTACTTCTAAATTAGCTCTAAATTTAGATTTAATTAATACATACAATCATCCATACATGTCTAAATACACTCTTGAGTGTGCAAACATTATTGCAATTAAATTTGAAAATATGGATGACTTAACATTAGGCTCAAGAGCTGGTGCATTTTATAAGAATGTAAATGAGTTTGTCCTGAATTTTCAAATATTCATCTTAAGTCAGGTTATAAGCTCTAAAGACAAGGATGCTTATTACACAATGTTTCAAATCTATAGTCTACTTAGTGATTTTCTTTATGAGAATACTCATAAGGTAACGCTGCAAAGTGAAGATGAGCGGTACTTAACTGAACTTAATTTTTATATTTATCCTACAACAAATATGCAAAATAGTGGACTTGTTAAAATTGATTCTAATTATAGCAATGCTGCATATTGTTGCAATCAAGCTTTTAAAGCTAGTGTGCAAGTAATCGAACAACTAATTAAGGAGGAGAAGTAA
- a CDS encoding DUF1473 family protein gives MITRYKMNILTKSKTHTFEVRVLPVYKWDSILGFSQSEGIHKLNEIKYLSEITNLMIKPGFLDEFYLILNENREYITYYKEYLQAILYSIQFDTFKSDPDFKRPNLVYLSHYLNNTSGFIQFDYIDDSWNYEEIIQNIKI, from the coding sequence GTGATTACACGTTACAAAATGAATATTTTAACTAAAAGTAAGACGCATACATTTGAAGTTAGAGTACTTCCTGTTTACAAGTGGGACTCTATATTAGGATTTTCACAAAGTGAAGGCATACATAAACTAAATGAAATTAAATACTTAAGCGAAATTACTAATTTAATGATTAAACCTGGCTTTTTAGATGAATTTTATCTTATCTTAAATGAAAATAGAGAGTACATTACTTACTATAAAGAATATCTTCAAGCCATACTTTACTCAATTCAGTTTGATACATTCAAATCAGATCCTGACTTTAAGAGACCAAATTTAGTTTACTTAAGTCATTATCTAAATAATACTAGTGGCTTTATACAATTTGATTACATTGATGATAGTTGGAATTATGAAGAGATAATACAAAATATCAAAATATAG
- a CDS encoding DUF228 domain-containing protein has translation MSSVTELVNKYEEQAKKLKKLMKNPSNDGCVFSNTTDFRDKNLHFSNSGGTLTGKHDKLENYFFKGYPYKRGVKRVVDPFVEGQPHYEPHVEAGGEDDLYGICIDVDEFTQTATVIPITNIFQGYLVAKDNSIKRKDKLKFNSNGQVEKNTSSNNKINAVALSDSIEIDSTDNLYIVHVAVYGNKGKPS, from the coding sequence GTGTCAAGTGTAACTGAGTTAGTAAATAAATATGAAGAACAAGCTAAAAAACTAAAAAAGCTAATGAAGAATCCTAGCAATGATGGTTGTGTCTTTAGTAACACTACTGATTTTAGAGATAAGAATTTACATTTTAGTAATTCTGGCGGGACTCTAACTGGTAAGCATGACAAGTTAGAGAATTACTTCTTTAAAGGCTATCCATACAAAAGAGGAGTAAAACGTGTTGTAGATCCTTTTGTTGAAGGACAGCCACACTATGAACCACATGTTGAAGCTGGAGGTGAGGATGACCTTTATGGAATATGCATAGATGTTGATGAATTTACACAAACTGCAACAGTAATTCCTATTACAAATATATTTCAAGGGTATCTTGTTGCTAAAGATAATTCTATAAAGAGAAAAGATAAGCTTAAATTTAACTCAAATGGACAAGTTGAAAAGAATACTTCAAGTAATAACAAAATTAATGCAGTAGCATTGTCAGATTCAATCGAAATTGATAGTACGGATAACCTTTACATAGTACATGTGGCTGTTTATGGTAATAAAGGTAAGCCAAGTTAA
- a CDS encoding DUF693 family protein, with protein MDLRLIKYDFKIEFYNLSQTSTSEEKPKIIIDTQDGIHIDISISDIYSSNNYVCAKRSKLTLWNLSLDFTRNVNEGDIVKIFYKKFADSRDYDFIMSGYLGVPMSTDYDTGDFSVDLEVHLSTKSNYFNRKLDINQFQGMSVENAISIAFPNRHIINMSYADRTKIIDESFCANTPLEFIEKITKKYVQSVRTDIIPKDQRQIIKESTLGLEHVECNYIFTNATPEAGHTNYLLLEDFGLHFIPQQEIAIGSTRNIRLIYWNAKIMYTHKLKVGDRVKFLDSLGSEVKSSIIETSAALSNTGECSLTLKLYDDSNYLNIKGEAK; from the coding sequence ATGGATCTCAGGCTTATCAAATACGACTTTAAAATCGAATTTTATAACCTAAGTCAAACTAGCACATCAGAAGAAAAACCTAAAATCATAATTGACACTCAAGACGGTATACACATTGACATATCAATATCTGATATTTACTCAAGCAATAATTATGTGTGTGCAAAGAGAAGCAAGCTAACTCTTTGGAACTTATCTCTTGATTTTACTCGTAATGTAAATGAAGGAGATATTGTAAAGATATTTTATAAAAAGTTTGCTGACTCTAGAGATTATGATTTTATTATGTCAGGGTATTTAGGTGTTCCTATGAGTACTGATTATGATACTGGTGATTTTAGTGTTGATCTTGAAGTTCATCTGTCAACAAAAAGTAATTATTTCAATCGCAAACTTGACATAAATCAATTTCAAGGCATGAGTGTAGAGAATGCCATCTCTATAGCATTTCCTAATAGACATATAATCAATATGAGTTATGCTGATAGAACAAAAATTATAGATGAGAGTTTTTGTGCAAATACTCCTCTTGAGTTTATTGAAAAGATAACTAAAAAGTATGTTCAAAGTGTTAGAACAGATATTATACCTAAAGATCAAAGACAAATTATTAAAGAATCAACTCTAGGACTTGAGCATGTTGAGTGTAATTATATCTTTACTAACGCAACACCTGAAGCTGGACATACAAATTATTTACTACTTGAAGATTTTGGTCTTCACTTTATCCCGCAACAAGAAATTGCTATCGGAAGTACCCGCAATATAAGACTTATATATTGGAATGCCAAGATTATGTATACACACAAACTAAAAGTTGGTGATAGGGTCAAATTTCTAGACTCTCTGGGGAGTGAAGTTAAGAGTAGCATTATAGAGACTAGTGCTGCTTTAAGCAATACTGGTGAGTGCTCACTTACCTTGAAACTTTATGATGACTCTAATTATTTAAATATCAAAGGAGAAGCTAAATAA
- a CDS encoding DUF1357 family protein → MNQKIQENIDSIQNDGLAKSVEDNLEGSNGITLSLKEYKEYEEYKSEYEKYKAYKAAKESEDKNLSINEMISKELADSQVRLEEENRLLSEATRINEIDTLARKHLSSHFNKETLLARGYSLKDIIQAQRRELVRKYVPVDDIQAIANVREVQHLDGKVLEQLVNLAKSNIKKRTRSTTSSSPKGEIKLDLINEDISILNFNFSPQNFDEFSISIANGYKDMRHEFYKLKSQKAA, encoded by the coding sequence ATGAATCAAAAAATACAAGAAAATATAGATAGCATACAAAATGATGGCTTAGCTAAGAGTGTAGAGGATAACTTGGAGGGTAGCAATGGTATTACTTTAAGTTTAAAAGAATATAAGGAATATGAAGAATATAAAAGTGAATATGAAAAATACAAAGCGTACAAAGCAGCAAAAGAATCTGAAGATAAGAATTTAAGTATTAATGAGATGATATCAAAAGAGCTTGCTGATTCACAAGTGCGATTGGAAGAAGAAAATAGATTACTAAGTGAAGCTACTCGTATTAATGAGATTGATACTTTAGCACGTAAACATTTAAGTTCACATTTCAATAAAGAGACACTTCTTGCTAGGGGATACTCACTTAAAGATATAATACAAGCACAACGTAGGGAACTTGTTAGGAAATATGTACCGGTTGATGATATTCAAGCTATTGCTAATGTAAGGGAAGTACAACATTTAGATGGAAAAGTACTTGAACAACTTGTAAACCTTGCTAAATCAAATATAAAAAAAAGAACTCGCTCTACTACTAGTTCCAGTCCAAAAGGCGAGATTAAACTTGACTTAATAAATGAGGATATATCCATATTAAATTTTAACTTTAGTCCCCAAAACTTTGATGAATTTAGTATTTCTATTGCAAATGGTTATAAAGACATGAGACATGAGTTTTATAAGCTTAAAAGTCAAAAAGCTGCTTAA
- a CDS encoding DUF228 domain-containing protein codes for MVSREDHRDPNLIPNVPDESVDSDIYSQMDDTEVIQVLKQQLEQEQRASVQDPSTKVKSRSKRHAAVLETDQGKTLKEYLLKLRKYSKSFDDESPVFKAKTGFRDKNLTFDAICQSVSSSTDKLEEYPSLGFPYKRAVKLKIETSKSDEVQVEVSDGKNMYGICIDIDENTNVATVIPITDNFEGYVVSGSSSGIAIGDRLDFNSNGEVIKASSSSSVSINAIALSNIFTLHLTDEDDKRGQEDYKLYLVKISLYGNKAIS; via the coding sequence ATGGTGAGTAGAGAAGATCATCGAGATCCAAACTTAATACCAAATGTTCCAGATGAATCGGTTGATTCTGATATTTATTCTCAAATGGATGATACTGAAGTTATCCAGGTTTTAAAACAACAACTAGAACAAGAACAGAGAGCGTCCGTGCAAGATCCTTCTACAAAGGTTAAGAGTCGAAGTAAAAGACATGCAGCAGTACTAGAGACAGACCAAGGTAAGACACTTAAAGAATATTTGTTAAAATTGCGAAAATACTCTAAAAGTTTTGATGATGAGTCACCTGTTTTTAAAGCCAAGACTGGATTTAGAGATAAAAATTTAACATTTGATGCTATATGTCAATCTGTATCAAGTAGCACAGATAAATTAGAAGAATACCCATCTTTAGGATTTCCATACAAACGTGCTGTTAAATTAAAAATTGAAACAAGTAAATCTGATGAAGTGCAAGTAGAAGTTTCTGATGGCAAGAATATGTATGGAATATGCATTGATATAGATGAGAATACTAATGTGGCAACGGTAATACCAATAACTGATAATTTTGAGGGTTACGTTGTATCTGGAAGCTCAAGTGGGATTGCAATAGGTGATAGATTAGATTTCAATTCAAATGGAGAAGTGATTAAAGCATCTAGTAGCTCGTCAGTTTCAATTAACGCAATTGCACTAAGTAACATATTTACATTACACCTTACTGATGAGGATGATAAGCGAGGGCAAGAAGATTATAAATTGTATTTAGTAAAGATATCTCTTTATGGTAATAAGGCAATTTCTTAA
- a CDS encoding DUF759 family protein, producing MNTTKFTIKFKGVLDHASTRKSLERDISKLERLIKPKRSHLKSTKDILKHNLYEKKRELAKQNKYERLREGVEKFRLSETKKLIKLGYTFENARRKAFKHSLMSTKELRRLEYENLKRGGHKEIALNKTVQNSILKGASILKIAAGTALGNAVSSGASGIFSYAKKSLEDNAKLSKTHSITSKVFTEGEKKSLSGMLKGISGFERDLEREDFLNLAGIIRKELVFLGQNNESNLKKAVEFAAKLKSTGVVDDTNSATKAVVEFLQGKSSTLYDIMSSFKEFTGKYNERAAMEYDILAPGQALDYRSHKLKEVINDWNSLKFPTYSSSSEEAKSSLEKLNDTGSKLTAKVLEPLVTSLNKILDWALTFNFQTHVTDPLIKGIKSIFSLDALIARLKAILPKFLGGDGGKSLDKLKTEEDSSIRTP from the coding sequence ATGAACACAACAAAATTTACAATTAAATTTAAAGGTGTACTTGATCACGCATCAACTCGCAAATCTTTAGAGAGAGACATTTCTAAACTAGAACGTTTAATTAAACCTAAGCGATCACATCTAAAGAGTACTAAGGATATATTAAAACACAATTTATATGAGAAGAAACGTGAACTGGCCAAACAAAACAAATATGAACGTTTAAGGGAGGGTGTAGAAAAGTTTAGACTCAGTGAGACTAAAAAACTCATTAAGCTTGGATACACATTTGAAAACGCTAGGCGAAAAGCATTCAAGCATTCCTTAATGTCAACTAAAGAGCTAAGACGACTAGAATATGAAAATTTGAAACGTGGAGGGCACAAAGAAATAGCACTTAACAAAACCGTTCAAAATAGTATTCTTAAAGGCGCTAGTATTTTAAAAATCGCTGCTGGGACTGCTCTTGGAAATGCTGTTAGTAGTGGTGCTTCGGGAATATTTAGTTATGCTAAGAAATCTTTAGAAGACAATGCAAAATTAAGTAAAACACATTCAATTACTTCAAAAGTATTTACAGAAGGTGAGAAGAAATCACTAAGTGGTATGCTTAAAGGAATTTCCGGATTTGAAAGGGATTTAGAGAGAGAAGATTTCCTAAACTTGGCTGGGATAATTAGAAAAGAACTTGTATTTTTAGGTCAAAACAATGAAAGTAATCTTAAAAAGGCAGTAGAATTTGCTGCAAAGCTTAAATCTACTGGGGTTGTTGATGATACTAACTCGGCTACCAAAGCAGTAGTAGAATTCTTGCAAGGTAAAAGCAGTACTCTTTATGACATTATGAGCTCATTTAAAGAGTTTACTGGTAAATATAATGAACGAGCTGCAATGGAATATGACATATTAGCACCAGGCCAGGCCCTTGATTACAGAAGTCATAAACTAAAGGAAGTAATTAACGATTGGAACTCACTTAAATTTCCTACTTACTCAAGCTCGAGCGAAGAGGCTAAAAGTAGCTTAGAAAAGCTTAATGACACAGGTTCAAAACTTACTGCCAAGGTATTAGAACCGTTAGTTACTTCTTTAAACAAAATACTCGATTGGGCTTTAACGTTTAATTTTCAAACACATGTTACCGACCCTTTAATAAAGGGCATTAAAAGTATTTTTTCTCTAGACGCATTAATTGCAAGACTTAAAGCAATACTTCCTAAATTTTTAGGCGGAGATGGTGGTAAGAGTCTTGATAAACTTAAAACAGAAGAAGATTCAAGTATAAGGACACCTTAA
- a CDS encoding DUF1463 family protein has translation MTQCYDLRNIVFSIGGHEIQSGKLELTSEPTTRAVASSEDRGMPVVSFRDPRTIVFIFNIEVSIGTYDYKLLTKLSKDQFYNISKSKNERMLDLVFNDLEDIKIISNSAFFAEEPSRSYSVEAEKVTFEIRAVGCTVDN, from the coding sequence ATGACACAATGTTATGATTTAAGAAACATAGTTTTCTCTATTGGCGGCCATGAGATTCAAAGCGGTAAGTTAGAACTTACAAGTGAACCTACAACAAGAGCGGTAGCTAGCAGTGAAGATAGAGGAATGCCTGTAGTTAGCTTTAGAGACCCTAGAACCATTGTTTTCATATTCAATATTGAGGTTTCAATTGGTACTTATGATTACAAACTCCTAACAAAGCTTTCAAAAGACCAATTTTATAACATATCCAAAAGTAAAAATGAAAGAATGTTAGATTTAGTATTCAATGACCTAGAAGACATCAAAATCATATCTAACTCTGCATTTTTTGCAGAAGAACCTTCAAGAAGTTACTCTGTTGAAGCTGAAAAAGTTACTTTTGAGATAAGAGCTGTTGGATGCACAGTTGACAATTAA
- a CDS encoding DUF3890 domain-containing protein: MLAELQTLHSKVLSLLNLNEDILSFTQFETYTELLEMIIITESIDARMLSSSSLILLLCYYIGCKLSQAGVIREFGLERIKNEKLNELEISYHPASNEANNNLSFCKQFESLLGALKSQTNMPSCCIGFIK; encoded by the coding sequence ATGTTAGCTGAGCTTCAAACACTTCACAGTAAAGTCTTAAGTTTACTTAACTTAAATGAAGACATATTATCATTTACACAGTTTGAAACTTACACAGAATTACTTGAGATGATAATAATTACTGAAAGCATTGATGCTCGTATGCTTAGCTCCTCAAGTCTGATATTACTGCTTTGTTACTATATAGGTTGCAAGCTAAGTCAAGCAGGAGTAATACGTGAATTTGGCCTTGAGAGGATTAAAAATGAAAAGCTAAATGAGCTTGAAATTTCATATCATCCTGCTAGTAATGAGGCTAATAATAATTTAAGTTTTTGTAAACAGTTTGAATCGCTGCTTGGTGCTCTAAAAAGCCAAACAAACATGCCCTCTTGTTGTATAGGATTTATAAAGTGA
- a CDS encoding DUF1322 family protein: MKSSSNEYIQVLHETKLEYFKLLEEIKQNKYFFPIIMGVCTLNDVKTLNYKDLMEVNKISELKLEKQIFEMFLSKGVL, encoded by the coding sequence ATGAAAAGCAGTAGTAATGAGTATATACAAGTATTACATGAAACTAAGCTTGAATATTTTAAGCTACTTGAAGAGATAAAACAAAACAAATATTTCTTTCCAATTATCATGGGTGTTTGCACTTTAAATGACGTCAAAACACTAAATTATAAAGATTTAATGGAAGTTAACAAAATATCTGAACTTAAACTTGAAAAGCAAATATTTGAAATGTTCCTTAGTAAAGGTGTATTATGA
- a CDS encoding DUF1506 family protein: MISNVRNGFSRLASRVISYFQNEENLKLHKGNYSKCEELDSHEITYDKGKFSKFTGVLFSIKADTLASLPEINLYDVKSLHKLYTTSSLEFELKDRISAQSTFYEILSIDSSIGYLTMILKEVEWK, translated from the coding sequence GTGATTAGTAACGTTAGAAATGGGTTTTCAAGACTAGCATCAAGAGTAATCTCTTACTTTCAAAATGAAGAGAATTTAAAACTTCACAAAGGTAATTACTCTAAGTGCGAGGAGTTAGATTCTCATGAGATAACTTATGATAAGGGTAAGTTTAGCAAGTTTACAGGAGTACTCTTTAGTATCAAAGCTGACACGCTTGCAAGCTTGCCTGAAATTAATCTTTATGATGTTAAGTCACTTCATAAACTTTATACTACCTCTAGTCTAGAGTTTGAACTTAAAGATAGAATTTCAGCTCAAAGTACATTTTATGAAATTTTAAGTATCGACTCTAGTATTGGCTATCTTACTATGATTTTGAAGGAAGTAGAATGGAAGTAG
- a CDS encoding DUF228 domain-containing protein encodes MSQTITQIREEYLKKVEEIQDLMKNPNRDAGLFHVDIGFKDKGIHFANQGGTIASSVDRLENHPIKGYPYKRGVKLSFEDGYEPCVEAGGGSDLYGICIDIDEFTGTATVMPITDNFTGYLVVKKSSQSSITPGVKVKFDTNGEIENDSGSGSRVINGTALSKAFKINENLYIALVSIFGNRGIN; translated from the coding sequence ATGTCACAGACTATAACACAGATTAGAGAAGAATACTTAAAGAAAGTAGAAGAAATACAAGACCTAATGAAGAACCCAAATAGAGATGCTGGTCTATTTCATGTAGATATAGGTTTTAAAGATAAAGGAATACACTTTGCAAATCAAGGTGGGACTATAGCCAGCAGTGTTGATAGGTTAGAAAATCATCCAATTAAGGGATATCCATACAAGAGAGGAGTAAAGTTATCTTTTGAGGATGGTTATGAACCTTGTGTTGAGGCTGGGGGTGGTTCTGACCTTTATGGAATATGCATTGATATTGATGAATTTACTGGGACCGCAACAGTAATGCCAATAACTGATAATTTTACTGGATATTTAGTAGTAAAGAAGAGTAGTCAATCTTCAATTACACCAGGTGTCAAAGTTAAATTTGATACTAATGGAGAGATTGAAAATGACAGCGGTTCAGGTTCTCGTGTTATTAATGGTACTGCCTTATCAAAGGCATTTAAAATTAATGAAAACCTGTACATAGCACTTGTAAGTATATTTGGGAATCGAGGGATTAATTAA